ATATACTGACCAGTTGAGGAATGGAGAAGGTTTCTTCTGACCTAACACCAGCACAGAGACCTCCAGCTTCTTCACTTGGCTCATCACTGTAGCCATTTTTGGTCCTTGGATTACTAATGCTTCCACTTCAACCTGACCGCATACAGGCTAGAATATCAGATTCCAACAATGAAAAGATGAACTATAACTTGTTATAATAACTTCCAATCTCTTTTTGACTTGACATATGGATTAAAAAACACAGTAAAACTACTTAAAAACATTATGAAAAGCAGTTGGAGAAGACAATGGCTGCAGACCTCTTTCCTTACAGAACTAAATATAGGGAACTAGAAGATCTCCAGAAAAGCAAAACACTAACAGGTAGATAACCTCTACGAATACTATTAGACTGAATAGCAAAATGGGaacaagaatttaaaattggcTGATTCTATTCAAACTCTGTACATATATAGTAGACTCACCTCAGGCTTACAAGCCTTGCAAAGTGAGCCAAGTGTGGTAGCAAGgtaagaagaagaggaagcaTTCTCAGAACCCTTACAAGAAGAAGGGACAATATGAAGAAGAGTTAGGATATCACCCTTGTTAGTGACATGAGTAAGAGCCCACATCATTGCATGCTTAGAATGTGAAGACTGATCCACAACCACCATTACTCTTTTCTTCATCACAAAAATCCCATTTTCACCCCCATACATGTTGAGACCTTCCATTTGCTTCAAACTAGCCCCCcaacccccacccccacccccaccccatcTCTTAGATGTTGATTTCCAGCCTTGCTTGCTACTTAGCTGCCTCAGAAATGAATCTGAACTTGGCATTCTTGTCTATCTCCTACCCACCACCTGAACTAGTAGCCCTTTTCTTGAACTTTGTATATCAATGCATGTACTACTGTCTATGCTCTATAGTTGATACGCTCGTCacactgtgtgtgtgtgtttgggtgGGAAgggacaaaaatgaaaaatgggGAGCTAAAGATAGATAAAGGGATGGGATGATGTAAAGCTATACGCTTTTTTAAGTGttatcttttcaaattaatttgtgtaGATTAAGGTCACGAGAATCTCTGGGTACTTGTGGGGCTTTAGGGACAGAAATAGTAaacaaatcaaagaaagaaaacaaatcaaagGAGAGAGTCAGCTTTTGGAGATGGATTCTTTTATTATACCCTTATTAGTTTTCCAATTTACCACTGTGTCCTTAATCaccatttttcatttaaaggCATTTCTTCCATGAAAAAACACATTTACTGCAGCACTTCAATGCATCATCACACACACCAATAATTCATCTCTTCATTTATTTGGCAAAACTTTGAGCCCACCTAAACATTTCCTGTCTGCTATTTTTAGTGAAAAGCCAAACGTTCACCTACTACACCTATCAATTCTCCATTAGATGAAAGAAAACTGTATTAGTTTCCAGCTAAATACTTTAGTATTTTGCtataaaatacatacaaaGAAAACTGTAAATCTGAAATGGTGTTGGCCAGATCTCTCAAGTCAAAGGGGGTATTactgtaattatattttatttttgtgggagggtggggtggggggtagGGTGCAGAAACTGAGGGAGCCTAGCCTAATGCCTGCTGCTGCTCATCATGATTCATAAGTCATTATTATAACCATAACataacaacaaagaaaatgaaagcgCATCGATTGAAGAGAGAAAATTGTCAGAAATGGGGCCTTGAAAGTTGGGGTCTTTTGGACTTTTCAAGTCAGAAAAAGTAGTCGTACGCCCAAATTATTGCTCCCGTTCAATTCGCCGAGCCATTAGACCCCACTCTTCTTAACTTGTTTATTTACTCTTTTGTCCCTCCAATTATGTTCcggagtttttttttttttttttttgagaagcATGCAAATGCAATGCAACcatacaattaaattcatatatttcaaattttaagttcaaaagcaacacaaacacatatcatctcttaaattattaaatgaataatagaAGGACAGAGTCATCaacaaatgaaacaaaaataaataatagtgtgtgtgtgtgtgtgagagagagagagagagagttacaattttttattaattgattttgcCATCCATCCAGACCCAGAGCAAAGAACAGGAATTGGNNNNNNNNNNNNNNNNNAGTTGGGTGGTGTTTTGTGCATCAAATGGTCAAAGTTGTTTGTGTGTTGGTCTTCTCTTCAGTCTTCATCTCCAATTTATGTATTGATGATAACTTAAATGCTGATCTCAACAAAACCCACACACATTATATAGTAATGTTGTTATTCACACGTTCATAACCATTTCTCATTCTCAGACTCAGACTCAGACATAGTCAGCAGCAATTCCATTTCCTCGGGAATATGATGTCCGACTATCATTATTGGTGTCGGTATTCTAACACTTTGAAATTTCTGAGCGTTAGTTGTTAACGCTTATTTATAAACCAAGGATAACGACGAATTAACGTTCACCACCCACTTACTCGGCTCCCGTGAACAAACATTATACTGACAGATCATAAATTATGAGAATCCTCCCAACATTGTGGCATCCCACTTTCATTTTGTATTCTGTGCGGGCGGTGCAAAAAGATAATACATTCTCATactattttttcagttttcttatgccaagaaaagagaaaagctGAGCACtagaattttgtattttttcagaaaaagcTACAGACTGCAGCTTAGTGTATTATTTTGCAACTAGAACTAGAGAAATAAATGAAGTTTCCATTGACTACTTTCAAAtctataattcaaataaataggATGAATTACTCTAGATTTACATTGATTGTACTCCCTGCAGTTCTGCCCATCAGTTTCCGATCTCTCTCAGGGAACCTAAAGACTGCCGCGGGCGATATAAGGAATGCAGCAGCAGGCATATGCATGATCTCCTCCTCGGGATTAAACTTCAAAAGTGTTGTTTTCTAGGTCAAGgttgttaattttcttaatgtaGACATTTTACACCTAAGACGAGAAGGAACCTTTTTGGTAGCAATTGTACCGGCCCAGCAATGATATTTCTTCAGATGAAATTGATAACGGACCAGAATTCAAATAATGTCGTGGAACGCGTGCTCTGTGGTAAATCAGTACATCTTTATTAGTATATCTATTACCACCAGACATCCAATATCAGCATCTTCCTGAGACTGTGGAAAGTAAAACTTCTGACAGAGATCACATACCTTCTTTGCTTTCTGTTAATGAATTCGGATAAACGGGAGGCTTCAAATCTTGAAATCTGGCTCAATGTTGAGATGTATTCATGGAGTGCGTTACCCTTTGCTGCTAGATACGACTTTGGAGGGACTATGTTCTGAAGTATATTGCAAAGAGATGAATCTGATCCGCTGCTTCCGNNNNNNNNNNTACCAAGGAACAAAAGATTGCATGAAAGCAACAGCAAGACGCTACAAGTcaccaatatataaataaagctTGTCAAGCAATTCACTTTCATTATCATGTATTAAAGATGAAAGCAGCACTACAAGAATAACAGAAACAGAGGGAAAGTAGGTTAAATATCATACCtcattgaaattttgagatctttgtatgtttttatatCTGATCGATCAACCTTTCTTTGGTCCTGACTAGCCAGTTTCCCTAATGCAACCGAACTTGCTGAGGATGACAACATTTCTGAGGCCAAACTCGAGGTGTTTGTGGTCCCTAACCCTAAAGAAGCAACTTCTTTGGCATAGAAGCACATTCCGTGCTGAGCAATAATTGATGACATTTCCAATTGATTATCATAATAACTATAGGAATGAGTTCTCTCACCAGGAATCGCTGATGATCCCAAAGAATCCTGCAAAAGAACTGCATTTAGTTATGCACATCACCATCAAAAGTAGAAGTACTTTCAGAGAGGATGAGTGCTTACAGATACTAGAGTCTGGCAATCTTTCAGTAACAGATCAGCCTCTGCGATTAAATTACTCATTCCAGTAGCAAACGTTAAACCTTGGGAAGCAATTTTCTCTTCTGCAGTCACATACTTCCTTAAATCATTGCTGTAATGCAGCCTCTGCCATGCTCTTTTTACAAAATCAATCACCTGATCAGATTCAGGATTGTCCAAGGACTTCAATTGGCTCGTGAAATCCATACGACTACACTCATCCAAAAGTTGATAGCCTCTTGGAAGATCTGTCTCGGATTTATGAGAGTCTCCCACCTCCTCTTGACAAGCACTAGTATCAGAAGTATTTCCTAAGATTTCCTTGTTGTGCAGTACATGCAAAGGTTTACAGGACTGAGCACCCATATCAGGTGCAAGAATAGGTGTTAGATCTTGGTCTTCAATTATAAAGTTACCTCCCATTGCATTGACAAAATGACCATAAGACACTGTTGTCGAATATAATTCTGCTTCATTGATAATCTCTGTCTCAGGGACGAAGGATGATTCTGGCACAAGCGACACATCAAGTGATGTACCTTCTATATGAGAATAATCAACTCTTTCCTGAAGCTGGCAATGATCTTCCAACTTCTCTACTTCAGAAGGATAGATCAGTCTAGTTGGATGGTGATGTATTTCAGTCGAAAAACATTGAGAGATTGGTATGTTTTTCATGTCAACTACTTCGGGATTAATATCTACTCCAGCTGAAATTAAGGGAATACTGCCACCTGAGACCTCGTCTTCAGAATCAGAAGAAAGAACGGTGTTGATCTTTCTCCTACCCTTTTGCTGAGGAAGTGTGACTGGGGAGCAAGAGAAATCAAAAAGCTCACTGTTGGCCTCAAATTGTGCACATTCAACATCATCAAGAAGTGAACACTGCAAGCTTAACATTGCCTTCTTTTTCACCTTAACAGGGTCTGGTTCAGCATTATGCATATGGGTATTTTCTGCACCACAGTCATTTCGGTCCTCACCACTATTTGTGTTCATCAAGCCATTGGTTTCTTCCATCAAAATCAACGACTTAACAACCTCCTCCGCCACAAGTTCAGAGAGCTTTGAAGGGTAACCGAAATGTATCACTTTTGGTAGGATGTGATGCGCAGCATCAAGATCGAATAGAACTGGCCAATGTGTTCTATAAAATTCATTACCTGGACAATGTACAAATGATATAATGGTAAAAATATGTGCAGACCTTGCACAGGCAATGACACAGTAAAAGAAATggtctgaaaaaaaaattataacagaaACAGATTAggatacaaaaaaatttatcataatgaaagaataaattgaagtagttttcatcaatttaaaaattaaaataaaagaggaaTTTTGGGTCAACAATGAATACATAACTGATTTCTCAAATAAAGGGTAAGAGAGGATATAATTctatctgattttttttttttctatatacacATGAAACATGGGCCTCAAGCAGTAAGTTCCATCGTTGCTTAAATATATCCAATCAAAGGTATAAATTGAGGAGATGTCAATGGAAATAAGAAGGGTATCTTTGTTTTCCCATGCAGagcaatttataaaaagaaaaaggatttgTGTTTGAATCACTGAGGAAGAAACTGTTGAAGAGTCCTTGGATCTCGTAAAAAGGTGAAGTGATAATATCACTTCTTTAGAAGCTCGCAGAGATCATAGAGCTGTAGCAGACTTACAAGAAGAGACAGAATATAACCTTATACAGTATGGCATAAGTTTGGTATTGATTCATCTCTTTGTTTCTACCACACATAAAGTCATCACCAATACGTAACAAGAAACCAGTTACGTGATAATAAATTACCTCTCTCAAGAGTTTGACCCTGGCACCAAAACTGGAGAAGCATGATGGTTTTGCGAATGTCTctttgacaaaaataaacaaatcgTTCTACCAAGCAAGGATGGATTTTAGCTTTTTCTGAGGCACAAATCTAGAGGGGCGTTACAATATTGTTTCAAAAAGAGATAATTAAATGAGAATGTGATTAAAGAATTCATTAGGAACTCATACCATATGGACAAGTGGAAGAAGCTCATCCACTGATGGTACAGAAAAGCTCAACTCTAACCTGTCCAAATTCTTTGGGAGGACAGGACTGTCACCTgagaattaattacaaaatatagttgGTTAGAAGGAAAACAATGGATGTTGACAAATGTAACCAATATGACTTCTTACTATTACTAGTCAATATCATGGGCCTTTTCGCTGTCTCTGCTAGTTGTTGTATAGTTGTTATAAAACCATGATCTTCATCCAGAGTAGCATCAACATCCTCAAAAAGAATCAAGGTTTTTATCTGATTTTGACAATTAGCAGTCCTGCTCTCTCCAGAGACTGATACCTTCAGCAATTCACCAGCTTCTTGCGAAGCCTCCTTATCCAATAAGTGTATCAGTTCATATACTTCATCATCGGAGCAATGTGCCTCTGCATTGACAGCCTTAAAAAACTTTGATAGGGATTTGTTGTCTGAATTTGTCCCACTGTCTACTGCACTGCAACAAAAATGGCATTTAACATATGTTGATGATTCAAAACGAAACAATAGTTTCACTTTTCTATTTCATCTGCTTCTGGAAGCCTTACTCTACACATAACGCTAGACTTATTATGCACAGTTTCTCCatcttttcttcaaattgtATTATCACtctcactaatttttttatcagtATAAATCATGTCGGCATCATTGTTTAATTATTCAGACATTGCTCACTATTTCCGCAGCTAATAATGAGCAGTAGAGGGGCTCACAcatcattaaaaagaaaactaaatgCGTGCTTTGCTCGACCGGCTCTTAAATGCAAAATCAATGATTACTATTAGACAAACCGCTGAAGCCAATGAGATTCTACAGCCTCGCCAAACTTCTGCTTTACTAGAGCTCCATTACGCCAATCCGATGCATTTATCTAGGgaaaaagaagacaaaatCAGACATACTATCTGAATCAGAGGGAAGTCTAAACAATATTCAGACACAGAATCATTAGACCTGGATAGTGTGGTGAACCCAAAATTGGGAATGTATCAGCTAATCAAGAATTTGTGAACTTTCTGATCAAAGAGAAGTCTTTCATTGCATATGTGCCCATGAGGACATGTTATGGGTCACTTCATGAAACTTGTCTATTTTTCAGTGCTGAAAATTAGTAACATAAATTTCTGAACAAAGCCATGTCTGGTTTACTCAGGAAGGCAGTTAGGCCTATGTGAGAAAGTTAAAATTGGAAGAAAGAatgtgcatatttcaaaagaatCTAGTTAATAAACAGGCTGCTCAACATGTCGTCAAGTCTTTTCACTTTTAGGGACTAAAATATAtgttcaaagaaaaagaaggtgAACTGCATGCTTGAACCTTTACTCCTCACACAGACCAGTGAGGCTTATCATAGTCTTGTTTATAACCACGGACAACTGGTTATACTTGGTTATTTCAATCAGACCAAGAAACTGAGGCTATCATTTCCAATGCTTCCATGTCTCTTACCTGGTAGATCAAAACTAACTCTCAAACAAGAGCTTGGTTATGGATGTAGCTGCACTGTACATATCCTATAGGCACAACTGATTACTCCTAGCACAGGCATTAGACTCATTGCTATAAGGACCTTAATAAAAGGGATTTCATGCAAACTACaaacaggaaaagaaaattgtaatgCTATTGGTCACAATTGAATTATAGTTTCATTCCCCATGAAACTACTCAGAAGTGGGTTTTTGGTACGCTTTTCTTTTGTAGGCTAAGCATTTCTTTGGAAGTGGTGCTTCAATTTATGATCAAAAGATTAACCTGTCAAATTATATCATCTAAAGATAGTTTTGTTACAAGACATGccagaaagaaaaacataactGAGCAACAGAAGGCATCAATTTTTACATAAGATGAAGTTTTTGCTAATTTCTTCCAATAGAAGCGGTACCTCGATAACCTGAAATCCTTGATCTCTGGCACAAGCATAGATGGCAGCAGATTTCCCACTCTGCAATATAAAGCCAGCACCTCCaatcataaaaaatcacagtttttcttattattaaactATTATAAACAGAGCTCGTGGGTGTGTCATGCATTACTGCTATTAACTATGAGGAACTAAGACTAAaggaaaaacttttttttttgttttcctatgAAGAATCTAATATGGATGACACTTTAAgctaaataatgaaatatatctGAATCTAAGTAATGGCAATTTTGGAATGAAAAACATCTTGAGTCAGCTTAGTCCTCGACAACTGATTCCCTTGTCAAAGTAAAGAGAAAGCCCGAGGGTGACGAAATGCATTATATACCCCAGCTGGTCCAGTAATTAAGAGAACATTCTTCAAGGCTTCTTCATCCTTGATGGTATCATAATTAGCATCATTTTGCTTGTAATCATGATCAATATCTTGCACAACAGAAATGTCTTCATCCATGCAACTTCTACTGATTAGGGAACCCCTTCTGTGCCAAAGATGAAGCCAGTCACTTAAAAGTTCCACTGCTTCACCATTACCACATATCTGCCAACTCATATAAAAAACTAtgtaaggaaaagaaaaatggaaaagatgGTGAAAGGAACATAATATTAAGAGCAATTTATATGATTACATGAGAAGCGTGCATCTCTTGATATAGTACAGAGGTTTATCTAATAGACAGCACAGGCAGTAAGATTTTACTTCCTAATGTATACACAAATGAATTAAGCAAAATCAAAAGAGGTGCTTCAGTTGATGCAATGCATATGCGAGACGATTTATTCTTTGATAAATGGTTGCTCCAGCAAAATGGAGGATTTATCACAACCAAAGGAAAGTGAAGTAGATTTGCTCTCTTCCTTAACGCTCCATATCAAGCATCTCAGGAGATTGCTTGACATCCTTGGTGGTGTGCAAAAAAGAACAATCATATGATTAGAAGTTCTGCTACGtttaaataagttaaatatCAGAAGACAGCATGCACATTTTACAAGCCATCTAAAAATCAAATGCTTCTCAATATGGTTGGAAATCATACACCTCACTTCCTCTCTATTCAAAGAGAAAGTCATGTCaaggtaaaaagaaaattattacagGAGTCCTCACATGTAAGGCTAGAAAATGCAGAAATTTTTAAGCTAAATTGGAGCAGCACTCAAGTTTACCAGAAGAGCTTAATTTCCAGATCTGCCTCATTCTCAATTTGTCCTCAGATAGTAACATCATTGACAATAAAATATCTGAAAACATAATTCACCTGTCTGGCATTCTGAGGCTGGTACTTGTCGGTCCAGAGACAATTTTCAGGCTGATTATGACAAGTATGATAATGGGACATGATCCTGGGTCCAAGATACCATAGAGGGAAGAGTTTCAGATACCACTGCTTGTTAGGCAACACTTTAACTCTCAATCAAATAAACGTGCATCATATAGGCATTTAACAGTTAATACTTCATAGAATTCTGGACTTCAGGAAAAAAGGATAATTCAAATGTCTCAAAAAACTGAAACTTTGAGTTGAAGATGAAGCAAACAGATTCCAGAACACGAAGaaacaattgaaaatgtaattaaatggTTCCcacctaaaaatataaatgtcaCAACTGGTTTAGAATCCAATTCAGAGCATGTTGAACATGtccaattaaaatttgaaagaaatctAAATTTTACCTTTCCTCAAGAAGTTTGTCCTGGAGCTCAGACTGAGAGCTTGGGCAACTAGTCCCTGCAAGTAAATAATTGTTTCCAATTTCCTGGTCCTGCCAATTTTGAAGGTCAGAATCTTTTCACATGGTATTACAtacaaatcaagaattttatgCAGAACGCATCATTTCATGTATTAGCATAGTTATTTCGCTCATTCAATCTATGCCACTTCTAGAAAGTAGTCTAACaaattgaaaggaaaacataCTTCCAGTAAGAATTCACAGGTCAGAGAT
The window above is part of the Sesamum indicum cultivar Zhongzhi No. 13 linkage group LG2, S_indicum_v1.0, whole genome shotgun sequence genome. Proteins encoded here:
- the LOC105155375 gene encoding uncharacterized protein LOC105155375 translates to MPSSDSFLRQLSSKQGWKSTSKRWGGGGGGGWGASLKQMEGLNMYGGENGIFVMKKRVMVVVDQSSHSKHAMMWALTHVTNKGDILTLLHIVPSSCKGSENASSSSYLATTLGSLCKACKPEVEVEALVIQGPKMATVMSQVKKLEVSVLVLGQKKPSPFLNCLCLKSSTEEFVEQCINCLECLTIGVRKQSNGVSGYLISTRWHKNFWLLA
- the LOC105155376 gene encoding uncharacterized protein LOC105155376 isoform X3, which encodes MEGKDARRRLVQSTLFPRRESVIKEGENCGGNGEEQVSEEEEEWCGSSKRRRGSKVKPNSRSKTTPPASSKKVIENGKETSSKQVNDSFSPVASKSSFFVKASERPQQEIQQNQPVFIDSPEDNDEINSPPISTPNGRSTPRKMKRQDKSTPTKERRTSTPNKKMKNGRRELCCVQLPFDLAVEEQPLRTIPDLRLEAKLTAEENSRIFAGRQIHPFFTSWKAGKTSQDLTDSESKLSSFERKDKGISFNPIHVFENVEDDCTTFDWGHWVISERSGNGDLEYGYSPVYEGSVDSLNFDNIMNASRLTRISLYQNCHQDSVLQKQVPVERPDKPECSHPISSLSLASLADERVICSEQQKDQDMLPKNAEDILAEPLLLDQEIGNNYLLAGTSCPSSQSELQDKLLEERIMSHYHTCHNQPENCLWTDKYQPQNARQICGNGEAVELLSDWLHLWHRRGSLISRSCMDEDISVVQDIDHDYKQNDANYDTIKDEEALKNVLLITGPAGSGKSAAIYACARDQGFQVIEINASDWRNGALVKQKFGEAVESHWLQRAVDSGTNSDNKSLSKFFKAVNAEAHCSDDEVYELIHLLDKEASQEAGELLKVSVSGESRTANCQNQIKTLILFEDVDATLDEDHGFITTIQQLAETAKRPMILTSDSPVLPKNLDRLELSFSVPSVDELLPLVHMICASEKAKIHPCLVERFVYFCQRDIRKTIMLLQFWCQGQTLERGNEFYRTHWPVLFDLDAAHHILPKVIHFGYPSKLSELVAEEVVKSLILMEETNGLMNTNSGEDRNDCGAENTHMHNAEPDPVKVKKKAMLSLQCSLLDDVECAQFEANSELFDFSCSPVTLPQQKGRRKINTVLSSDSEDEVSGGSIPLISAGVDINPEVVDMKNIPISQCFSTEIHHHPTRLIYPSEVEKLEDHCQLQERVDYSHIEGTSLDVSLVPESSFVPETEIINEAELYSTTVSYGHFVNAMGGNFIIEDQDLTPILAPDMGAQSCKPLHVLHNKEILGNTSDTSACQEEVGDSHKSETDLPRGYQLLDECSRMDFTSQLKSLDNPESDQVIDFVKRAWQRLHYSNDLRKYVTAEEKIASQGLTFATGMSNLIAEADLLLKDCQTLVSDSLGSSAIPGERTHSYSYYDNQLEMSSIIAQHGMCFYAKEVASLGLGTTNTSSLASEMLSSSASSVALGKLASQDQRKVDRSDIKTYKDLKISMSSGSDSSLCNILQNIVPPKSYLAAKGNALHEYISTLSQISRFEASRLSEFINRKQRRARVPRHYLNSGPLSISSEEISLLGRYNCYQKGSFSS
- the LOC105155376 gene encoding uncharacterized protein LOC105155376 isoform X4 yields the protein MEGKDARRRLVQSTLFPRRESVIKEGENCGGNGEEQVSEEEEEWCGSSKRRRGSKVKPNSRSKTTPPASSKKVIENGKETSSKQVNDSFSPVASKSSFFVKASERPQQEIQQNQPVFIDSPEDNDEINSPPISTPNGRSTPRKMKRQDKSTPTKERRTSTPNKKMKNGRRELCCVQLPFDLAVEEQPLRTIPDLRLEAKLTAEENSRIFAGRQIHPFFTSWKAGKTSQDLTDSESKLSSFERKDKGISFNPIHVFENVEDDCTTFDWGHWVISERSGNGDLEYGYSPVYEGSVDSLNFDNIMNASRLTRISLYQNCHQDSVLQKQVPVERPDKPECSHPISSLSLASLADERVICSEQQKDQDMLPKNAEDILAEPLLLEIGNNYLLAGTSCPSSQSELQDKLLEERIMSHYHTCHNQPENCLWTDKYQPQNARQICGNGEAVELLSDWLHLWHRRGSLISRSCMDEDISVVQDIDHDYKQNDANYDTIKDEEALKNVLLITGPAGSGKSAAIYACARDQGFQVIEINASDWRNGALVKQKFGEAVESHWLQRAVDSGTNSDNKSLSKFFKAVNAEAHCSDDEVYELIHLLDKEASQEAGELLKVSVSGESRTANCQNQIKTLILFEDVDATLDEDHGFITTIQQLAETAKRPMILTSNSDSPVLPKNLDRLELSFSVPSVDELLPLVHMICASEKAKIHPCLVERFVYFCQRDIRKTIMLLQFWCQGQTLERGNEFYRTHWPVLFDLDAAHHILPKVIHFGYPSKLSELVAEEVVKSLILMEETNGLMNTNSGEDRNDCGAENTHMHNAEPDPVKVKKKAMLSLQCSLLDDVECAQFEANSELFDFSCSPVTLPQQKGRRKINTVLSSDSEDEVSGGSIPLISAGVDINPEVVDMKNIPISQCFSTEIHHHPTRLIYPSEVEKLEDHCQLQERVDYSHIEGTSLDVSLVPESSFVPETEIINEAELYSTTVSYGHFVNAMGGNFIIEDQDLTPILAPDMGAQSCKPLHVLHNKEILGNTSDTSACQEEVGDSHKSETDLPRGYQLLDECSRMDFTSQLKSLDNPESDQVIDFVKRAWQRLHYSNDLRKYVTAEEKIASQGLTFATGMSNLIAEADLLLKDCQTLVSDSLGSSAIPGERTHSYSYYDNQLEMSSIIAQHGMCFYAKEVASLGLGTTNTSSLASEMLSSSASSVALGKLASQDQRKVDRSDIKTYKDLKISMSSGSDSSLCNILQNIVPPKSYLAAKGNALHEYISTLSQISRFEASRLSEFINRKQRRARVPRHYLNSGPLSISSEEISLLGRYNCYQKGSFSS
- the LOC105155376 gene encoding uncharacterized protein LOC105155376 isoform X2 — its product is MEGKDARRRLVQSTLFPRRESVIKEGENCGGNGEEQVSEEEEEWCGSSKRRRGSKVKPNSRSKTTPPASSKKVIENGKETSSKQVNDSFSPVASKSSFFVKASERPQQEIQQNQPVFIDSPEDNDEINSPPISTPNGRSTPRKMKRQDKSTPTKERRTSTPNKKMKNGRRELCCVQLPFDLAVEEQPLRTIPDLRLEAKLTAEENSRIFAGRQIHPFFTSWKAGKTSQDLTDSESKLSSFERKDKGISFNPIHVFENVEDDCTTFDWGHWVISERSGNGDLEYGYSPVYEGSVDSLNFDNIMNASRLTRISLYQNCHQDSVLQKQVPVERPDKPECSHPISSLSLASLADERVICSEQQKDQDMLPKNAEDILAEPLLLDQEIGNNYLLAGTSCPSSQSELQDKLLEERIMSHYHTCHNQPENCLWTDKYQPQNARQICGNGEAVELLSDWLHLWHRRGSLISRSCMDEDISVVQDIDHDYKQNDANYDTIKDEEALKNVLLITGPAGSGKSAAIYACARDQGFQVIEINASDWRNGALVKQKFGEAVESHWLQRAVDSGTNSDNKSLSKFFKAVNAEAHCSDDEVYELIHLLDKEASQEAGELLKVSVSGESRTANCQNQIKTLILFEDVDATLDEDHGFITTIQQLAETAKRPMILTSNSDSPVLPKNLDRLELSFSVPSVDELLPLVHMICASEKAKIHPCLVERFVYFCQRDIRKTIMLLQFWCQGQTLERGNEFYRTHWPVLFDLDAAHHILPKVIHFGYPSKLSELVAEEVVKSLILMEETNGLMNTNSGEDRNDCGAENTHMHNAEPDPVKVKKKAMLSLQCSLLDDVECAQFEANSELFDFSCSPVTLPQQKGRRKINTVLSSDSEDEVSGGSIPLISAGVDINPEVVDMKNIPISQCFSTEIHHHPTRLIYPSEVEKLEDHCQLQERVDYSHIEGTSLDVSLVPESSFVPETEIINEAELYSTTVSYGHFVNAMGGNFIIEDQDLTPILAPDMGAQSCKPLHVLHNKEILGNTSDTSACQEEVGDSHKSETDLPRGYQLLDECSRMDFTSQLKSLDNPESDQVIDFVKRAWQRLHYSNDLRKYVTAEEKIASQGLTFATGMSNLIAEADLLLKDCQTLVSDSLGSSAIPGERTHSYSYYDNQLEMSSIIAQHGMCFYAKEVASLGLGTTNTSSLASEMLSSSASSVALGKLASQDQRKVDRSDIKTYKDLKISMSGSDSSLCNILQNIVPPKSYLAAKGNALHEYISTLSQISRFEASRLSEFINRKQRRARVPRHYLNSGPLSISSEEISLLGRYNCYQKGSFSS
- the LOC105155376 gene encoding uncharacterized protein LOC105155376 isoform X1, giving the protein MEGKDARRRLVQSTLFPRRESVIKEGENCGGNGEEQVSEEEEEWCGSSKRRRGSKVKPNSRSKTTPPASSKKVIENGKETSSKQVNDSFSPVASKSSFFVKASERPQQEIQQNQPVFIDSPEDNDEINSPPISTPNGRSTPRKMKRQDKSTPTKERRTSTPNKKMKNGRRELCCVQLPFDLAVEEQPLRTIPDLRLEAKLTAEENSRIFAGRQIHPFFTSWKAGKTSQDLTDSESKLSSFERKDKGISFNPIHVFENVEDDCTTFDWGHWVISERSGNGDLEYGYSPVYEGSVDSLNFDNIMNASRLTRISLYQNCHQDSVLQKQVPVERPDKPECSHPISSLSLASLADERVICSEQQKDQDMLPKNAEDILAEPLLLDQEIGNNYLLAGTSCPSSQSELQDKLLEERIMSHYHTCHNQPENCLWTDKYQPQNARQICGNGEAVELLSDWLHLWHRRGSLISRSCMDEDISVVQDIDHDYKQNDANYDTIKDEEALKNVLLITGPAGSGKSAAIYACARDQGFQVIEINASDWRNGALVKQKFGEAVESHWLQRAVDSGTNSDNKSLSKFFKAVNAEAHCSDDEVYELIHLLDKEASQEAGELLKVSVSGESRTANCQNQIKTLILFEDVDATLDEDHGFITTIQQLAETAKRPMILTSNSDSPVLPKNLDRLELSFSVPSVDELLPLVHMICASEKAKIHPCLVERFVYFCQRDIRKTIMLLQFWCQGQTLERGNEFYRTHWPVLFDLDAAHHILPKVIHFGYPSKLSELVAEEVVKSLILMEETNGLMNTNSGEDRNDCGAENTHMHNAEPDPVKVKKKAMLSLQCSLLDDVECAQFEANSELFDFSCSPVTLPQQKGRRKINTVLSSDSEDEVSGGSIPLISAGVDINPEVVDMKNIPISQCFSTEIHHHPTRLIYPSEVEKLEDHCQLQERVDYSHIEGTSLDVSLVPESSFVPETEIINEAELYSTTVSYGHFVNAMGGNFIIEDQDLTPILAPDMGAQSCKPLHVLHNKEILGNTSDTSACQEEVGDSHKSETDLPRGYQLLDECSRMDFTSQLKSLDNPESDQVIDFVKRAWQRLHYSNDLRKYVTAEEKIASQGLTFATGMSNLIAEADLLLKDCQTLVSDSLGSSAIPGERTHSYSYYDNQLEMSSIIAQHGMCFYAKEVASLGLGTTNTSSLASEMLSSSASSVALGKLASQDQRKVDRSDIKTYKDLKISMSSGSDSSLCNILQNIVPPKSYLAAKGNALHEYISTLSQISRFEASRLSEFINRKQRRARVPRHYLNSGPLSISSEEISLLGRYNCYQKGSFSS